In Gossypium raimondii isolate GPD5lz chromosome 12, ASM2569854v1, whole genome shotgun sequence, a single window of DNA contains:
- the LOC105763980 gene encoding metal tolerance protein 1: MEVQNPQHGQYIEINVDVGQGQRRIGGSKFCGEAPCGFSDAGTSSKDAEERSASMRKLLIAVVLCVIFMSVEVVGGIKANSLAILTDAAHLLSDVAAFAISLFSLWAAGWEANPRQSYGFFRIEILGALVSIQLIWLLAGILVYEAIVRLINNTGEVYGFLMFLVAAFGLVVNIIMALLLGHDHSHGHGHGHDHGHGHSHSHSHSHSHSDHSHGVSVTTHHHHEGHSTGEHHHHHHHPEGHSKTEHSHHYEETEHVKDEDHHHDVHKEQSKPLLDKPKKRRNINVQGAYLHVLGDSIQSIGVMIGGAIIWYKPEWKIVDLICTLIFSVVVLGTTIKMLRSILEVLMESTPREIDATKLETGLLEMGDVVAIHELHIWAITVGKVLLACHVKIRPEADADIVLDNVIEYIRREYNISHVTIQIER; the protein is encoded by the coding sequence ATGGAAGTGCAAAATCCTCAACATGGGcaatatattgaaataaatgTGGATGTTGGTCAAGGCCAAAGGCGTATAGGAGGGAGTAAGTTTTGTGGGGAAGCACCTTGTGGATTTTCTGATGCCGGTACTAGCTCTAAGGATGCCGAAGAAAGATCGGCTTCCATGCGCAAGCTTTTAATTGCCGTGGTGCTTTGCGTCATCTTCATGAGTGTAGAAGTAGTGGGAGGCATCAAAGCCAATAGTCTAGCAATATTAACTGATGCAGCACATTTGCTATCTGATGTTGCAGCTTTTGCCATATCCTTGTTTTCGTTATGGGCAGCTGGATGGGAAGCTAATCCTCGTCAATCATACGGATTTTTTAGGATCGAGATTCTCGGGGCCTTGGTTTCTATCCAGTTGATATGGTTGCTTGCAGGAATTTTAGTGTATGAAGCCATTGTTAGACTCATTAATAACACAGGTGAGGTGTATGGATTTCTAATGTTTCTTGTTGCTGCTTTTGGATTAGTGGTTAACATTATCATGGCTCTATTATTGGGCCATGATCATAGTCATGGTCACGGTCATGGCCATGATCACGGTCATGGTCATAGCCATAGCCATAGCCATAGCCATAGCCATAGTGATCATAGTCATGGTGTGAGTGTTACCACGCACCATCACCACGAGGGACACTCCACAGGAGAAcaccaccatcatcatcatcatcccgAGGGGCACTCCAAGACTGAGCACAGCCATCATTACGAAGAGACTGAGCATGTCAAAGACGAGGATCACCACCACGACGTTCACAAAGAACAGTCAAAGCCACTGCTTGATAAGCCAAAGAAACGAAGGAACATAAATGTCCAAGGAGCTTATCTTCATGTACTAGGGGATTCCATCCAAAGTATCGGAGTAATGATTGGAGGGGCAATCATATGGTACAAACCTGAATGGAAAATCGTCGACCTGATCTGCACGCTGATATTTTCAGTAGTTGTTTTGGGGACTACCATCAAAATGTTGCGCAGCATACTCGAAGTGCTGATGGAGAGTACGCCTCGAGAGATCGATGCAACAAAGCTGGAAACAGGGCTATTGGAAATGGGGGATGTTGTTGCCATTCATGAGCTGCATATATGGGCCATTACAGTGGGGAAAGTCCTCTTGGCTTGCCATGTCAAAATCCGACCCGAAGCTGATGCAGACATCGTCTTAGACAACGTAATCGAATATATCAGAAGGGAGTATAATATCAGTCATGTTACCATTCAGATTGAGCGTTAA